In Carbonactinospora thermoautotrophica, the genomic stretch GGTACGCCGACTTGTCCGCTCCTGGTACCGGGAGAAGCGCGGCGACTCTCCGTTCCGGGCCGACATGGCTGCCCAGGGACGTCAGGGTTCGTGGGAGAGCCACTCAGAGACCACTACCGCGCCACCGGTCATCGCCGAACGCCTCGGGGTACCGCCCGGCGAGCCCGTCATGCGCACGAACTACGTGTTCTACGCCGACGGTGAGCCGGTGATGCTCTCCACCAGCTACGAGCCCCTGACGATCACCCGGAACACCCCGATCGTGCTCCCAGAGGAAGGCCCTTACGCGGGCAAAGGCGTGGTCGAGCGGATGGCAGCGATTGGCGTGAATGTCACGCATGCGGCGGAGGCCGTGACCGCGCGGCCCGTGCTGGCGCCCGAGGCCGAACTGCTCAAGGTGCCCACGGGGACGACGATCATCCGCATCGCGCGCACGTACTACGCCGACGAACGAGCGGTGGAGACCGCGGACATCACCATCCCCGCCGACCGGTACGAGATCATCTACCACATACCCGTCGGCGACTAGGTCCAAGACGCCCAAGCACCGCCCCGCCAGGGGACCGGGTGGTTCCGCTGTGAGTGACGCATCCGCGTCCCCCACCCGGACGGGCGACAGGA encodes the following:
- a CDS encoding GntR family transcriptional regulator, which gives rise to MVVIVGKADPRPAYLRIADDLRSRIVDGTLPPGTRLPSRAQLAREYGVAESVALEAMRLLVSEGFVETRPGSGSYVRRRPQVRRLVRSWYREKRGDSPFRADMAAQGRQGSWESHSETTTAPPVIAERLGVPPGEPVMRTNYVFYADGEPVMLSTSYEPLTITRNTPIVLPEEGPYAGKGVVERMAAIGVNVTHAAEAVTARPVLAPEAELLKVPTGTTIIRIARTYYADERAVETADITIPADRYEIIYHIPVGD